One Novosphingobium sp. G106 DNA segment encodes these proteins:
- a CDS encoding PAS domain S-box protein has translation MGQLLQSDARSNGDAAAAQDSDIPVHLFRLLNAGRPAPQSSFLPIAQDLPIAVYITDSDGFVVYHNAAATALWGRDPGPGEVRWCGSKALFNRDHVPLAHADSPMAQVGCNGFGAASEIIAQRQDGKRYTFVPHSTALTDAAGCVVGAIHLILDVSDRDRSEQETQRLAAIVESSDDAIISKQLDGTITSWNRAAERLFGYTADEIIGESVMMLIPDERHSEEAEIIGRIRRGERLEHFETQRRHKSGALIDISLTVSPIKRSSDGTIVGASKIARDISQKKHAEDLLQQQSERLETLNRVSRIISQDLDLDRIVQAVTDEATAVSGAQFGAFFYNVIDAAGETYFLYSLSGVPREAFDKFGMPRNTAVFAPTFGGEGVVRSADIRKDPRYGKNKPHYGMPAGHLPVVSYLAVPVISSSGEVIGGLFFGHAEPDRFAPETEALITAIAGQAAVAIDNARLHSAAQNEIAQRKKAEDARELLLHEVKHRVKNTLATIQALATQTLKGVPAAEKDAFISRLHALSDAHDLLTLSDWQDIGITSLVGKTLKPFSQKGEARVACDGPDVGLSANKALLLTMVLHELGTNAVKYGALSVEQGRVAIDWQMAVAERPTLRLEWRERGGPPTAAPNHRGFGSRMIASALHGSDGHVEFDYRPEGLRVALDMVL, from the coding sequence ATGGGACAGTTGCTGCAGAGCGATGCTCGATCGAACGGTGACGCTGCTGCAGCACAGGATTCCGATATTCCCGTACACCTCTTTCGCCTGCTGAACGCCGGGCGGCCCGCGCCGCAGAGTTCCTTCTTGCCGATCGCGCAAGATTTGCCGATCGCGGTATATATCACCGATTCAGACGGCTTCGTGGTCTATCACAATGCTGCTGCCACGGCGCTCTGGGGCCGTGACCCGGGGCCGGGCGAGGTGCGCTGGTGCGGTTCGAAGGCGTTGTTCAACCGCGACCATGTGCCGCTGGCGCACGCGGATTCGCCGATGGCGCAAGTCGGGTGCAACGGCTTCGGCGCAGCGAGCGAGATCATAGCCCAGCGGCAGGACGGCAAGCGCTATACCTTCGTGCCGCATTCGACGGCGTTGACCGACGCGGCGGGCTGCGTCGTCGGCGCGATTCACCTGATCCTCGACGTTAGCGACCGCGACCGCAGCGAGCAGGAAACGCAGCGGCTCGCCGCGATCGTCGAAAGCTCGGACGATGCGATCATCTCCAAGCAGCTCGACGGCACGATTACCAGCTGGAACCGGGCGGCCGAACGACTGTTCGGCTATACCGCCGACGAGATCATCGGCGAGTCTGTCATGATGCTGATCCCCGATGAGCGCCACAGCGAGGAAGCCGAGATCATCGGGCGGATCCGCCGCGGTGAACGGCTGGAGCATTTCGAGACCCAGCGCCGCCACAAGTCCGGCGCCCTGATCGATATCTCGCTTACGGTCTCACCGATCAAGCGCAGCAGCGACGGCACGATCGTCGGCGCCTCGAAGATCGCGCGCGATATTTCCCAGAAGAAGCATGCCGAGGATCTGCTGCAACAGCAGTCCGAGCGGCTCGAGACCTTGAACCGGGTTTCGCGGATCATTTCGCAGGATCTCGATCTCGACCGCATCGTCCAGGCCGTGACCGACGAAGCCACTGCGGTCAGCGGCGCGCAGTTCGGCGCCTTCTTCTACAACGTCATCGACGCCGCGGGCGAAACCTACTTCCTCTATTCGCTGTCGGGCGTCCCGCGAGAAGCCTTCGACAAGTTCGGCATGCCCCGCAACACGGCGGTCTTCGCGCCGACTTTCGGGGGCGAGGGCGTGGTGCGCTCGGCCGATATCCGCAAGGATCCGCGCTACGGAAAGAACAAGCCGCACTACGGCATGCCCGCCGGACATCTGCCGGTGGTCAGCTACCTCGCGGTGCCGGTGATCTCATCCTCGGGTGAGGTGATCGGCGGCCTGTTCTTCGGCCATGCGGAGCCCGACCGGTTTGCCCCCGAGACCGAAGCCTTGATCACTGCGATCGCCGGGCAGGCGGCGGTCGCGATCGACAACGCCCGGTTGCACAGCGCCGCGCAGAACGAGATCGCCCAGCGCAAGAAGGCCGAAGACGCCCGCGAGTTGCTGCTTCACGAGGTCAAACATCGGGTCAAGAACACCCTGGCGACGATCCAGGCACTCGCCACGCAAACGCTGAAAGGCGTTCCGGCCGCGGAAAAGGATGCCTTCATCAGCCGGCTCCACGCGCTCTCGGACGCGCACGACCTGCTGACGCTCAGCGACTGGCAGGACATCGGGATTACTTCGCTTGTCGGCAAGACGCTCAAGCCCTTCTCCCAAAAGGGCGAGGCGCGCGTGGCCTGCGACGGGCCAGATGTAGGGCTGTCGGCGAACAAGGCGCTGCTGCTGACCATGGTGCTCCACGAACTGGGCACCAATGCGGTCAAATATGGGGCGCTGTCGGTCGAGCAGGGGCGGGTTGCGATCGATTGGCAGATGGCCGTCGCCGAAAGGCCGACATTGCGGCTGGAATGGCGCGAGAGGGGTGGTCCGCCGACGGCGGCGCCCAATCATCGTGGCTTCGGCTCGCGGATGATTGCTTCCGCGCTCCACGGCAGCGACGGCCATGTCGAGTTCGACTACCGGCCCGAAGGCCTGCGTGTCGCCCTCGACATGGTCCTCTAG